The Astyanax mexicanus isolate ESR-SI-001 chromosome 7, AstMex3_surface, whole genome shotgun sequence genome has a window encoding:
- the LOC103038561 gene encoding uncharacterized protein LOC103038561 isoform X3: MSSLEKRHTSRRGSMQGHHKYSDGFSDTSSAGSFMDETDREVSNLTDRAFRSLCIGEEAIYNDSEISSPTERHKAFAEEVQQKEVLKTTCKETLSYGVQYGEAERQSEVTSTFQHSYVDVAQEQVLRDEHMSYMSNGSMEAAWQQRRSTSRVSSLIKAFSSREGYCDSGTPDALLLRDKYRDYNNGSWDKSALLSIQRELSEFSTYHQNFKSGPFQSYRNHFHASAAAMARMDTTTSIMTSSKTRFQALNSTNFFFHSEFSPFQLWKDYNRFPFEREEPLGFVSASDFPRWYDSPLYKELTATDTFSNERRFNRRKIEDVVPTQRSRSTVVQKAPAIEKRCESEMASNCPPWKRNNNFVRNKLPSNRPSTVSPTNTKTHRPNSSLLSYSRHTFDTQQKVESMVDTQTSNSSTPFNITQLLTPVIHGRQETETSEILQFSHTPSLPDYSVQGDVDLKSPSDVRQLRDSYKSKASSLLFNLKDNRKRVKSTYTPSKFTSLEITDRTKQPSILDDLESGFSDTSTSQATIQQYSTDSWEAGNVVQQTYEARLSQTEEHQVYSDGLHDDVTLASHYGAGNYKVSYGGSQSVSLHPDTEYDFSQHLSSAQNKSAGNSDGQIYGLSKKVSPTRPEIENNFPEATTLHPPAHSLSAQVSEKWAFSRRELGHHEFTDRQNVVRKTNYGYTTNPATEEKLGWENREPPTTGIKDSLTFKGEIAALIERDKQRKATAKQYLPSANGNYTTGKENYINKVNEDIKQGRLVKEEEDQDTEGFLQKHPYTTKPARGNPTNGPSASHLNSYEFQNNAHHKMTPSSLSSSSSLSPPKESSFIGQRNMKYATGNITPEKDNYQKIHSSISLEEKHQTNEGSVAYQPYKYEPNKQWHIAAIENRRNTDNVNIPLQQQPAQTHYAHPILDISEYQHKNMAYATTRTTQRNVFTEDRAKSVEHKPFDSMAPKLTYQTTHGDTQESQAREDKFSINDILSVRDNEQAKRMRENKLNSFPASISDPTKLDNQVFPGTSAIVEETAPKLDASKVSQDTSYLYKHENANAPYGYIRKDSYIQNEGFVNHGLVMKDNSIKPGIETFIHKENDKIIQKSLSYKERSQTKQEILTSKLKAHAQKEISAIKEKGLAKQGILSRNSVKQNAAVNSAKAQVIQEVLSPKKEITAEKLNHLFQDITYSSVTLHKDRDDAKYEPLTTEEFILPKGATWPQADVALSEKNNEAVKDDKLGKENTNVQPLPQGMLRQDENITAAGKKHSTSEVQNELTMMSTRATEPVNESIDCDPGPPVKHLTQSPAVKPLKKEASKEPVKTEEQMSSILPTTYSINANTAKEKEHLKNVGFDKPYTPTSYSSLEQVKTLDHSVKKEQEEQSSNAKVDKTTVYSVPTDTKHKDVAETTRPQVESPHYANQSSSAGKERPRKESSETKFGISAKQVKSPSEEAPSASSDNKTGPPTKYMTNSTKEEEKHLSRDASFNASGASTNTKTPETKGKEDLWLGANQDFKRQLDNTSKKPKNEEAVIQNSNSVIQKLQPKLFENADRNKEALPTPASIIQDNISNNKDTVMQKLQHVDASKAMPFENEDRIKGQHQTTESNKQDKISKNEDSSGQHLQHVDTLKTKSYEKEDRKKGNHETSELSKQDKISKNEDTSIQHLQHVDTPKAKSFEGRNKGQQQTSDSNKLEKISKNEDSVIKKIQHDDTLNVRSFENADKNKEKQQISDSNKLENISRNEDSVIQKNQHVDTPKVKAFENADRNKEKLQTSESNKQDKISKNEHSSVQQLQQDDAPKVKSFEKEDRNKGKHQTTGSKKEEKISKNKDTSIQQLQQVDTPKAKSFENADRNKGQLQIKSNKQDKLSKNEDSVIKKNQQVETPKVSSSENADKNKEKLKTSETHKQDKISKNEDSVLKKNQQVDTPKAKSFEKEDRNKEKHQTSDSNKLDKISKNEESTFQKHQQVHTPQAKSFEKEDRCKEKQQTSDSNKLEKVSKNEDYVIEKNQHVDTPKVKSFENADRNKEKQQTSDSNKLEKISKNEDSVIQKNQHVSAPKVKSFENADRNKGNHQTSETNKEEKLKSVSAEANGSFLLEELKHRAIDKPHSEKHKKEEIRDSKYPNSPLVKADKVTRSSDIQRQQDNDRPLSREKQIKNEKDFSEQDESLSKEMKPAKDKSKVTKNNSKPTDSIAEKPTEKPNSLNVPLNNAAEQMNNQTAQDKCSDFINLGAESKEESAPADEPVIYSICISSKSDVVSEDEPVIYTICVSSISDSSMTDGPVNQDTHNFGEKQLSSEGAEKEGETSGNKNEETETARLESKASDDEKARASFSSDKAEKETEKEAIRKYDSPATRDKQDYYRSSEVNNISSSYESLLAKYGLSIREKVHHKSAQKEPEKMQEKEKEEFTNNLPTKLPEKPSSSVSADAAERHCQESRKQKLPEETSELLKKGEEHGQNITQSQKHSDGLTLEAAGIMNTKDKKQLELQNEPDKQALSKSKVMKTCEDNQDTQLSIYSKQNKRNDSVELDKTKQVGQKVQTVDLARKIENKTKENENESVLSKKANTVLVENEKDHQKAEIRSTTVIGNHPSADTHLPKSKVSMSIKDNKASSSVVKEIAENDASNRVLKQDTKHVYKLQPSTPPILRRKAITETIKTKEPKIEFKMNKKGDCEGDVVKPEILTKERAPTKDDKALQNSQKELGVSKNELPVQEQAKFNTINSKTVNETKDRCETGINASGNKQTERSVQENCSVREDLHKNASTTVKADQNLFKAPNKLLEDPKVNKDQHKLNADISTVQDRRLDQQKQIKTDSMSARDMVLPKLPNSQSVTPQKVAEQKTQTITSSTESGSEFRSQKNKGESIPRQKENIKDDKDNVKDNAYANVNRDNAKKAHPVKVEKATEGESNKNDSLKERTAQPQVRKDDTVTADKVRKDSGQTKSNVGAVVDKDSSHSIKEKTGNTGEGSQVKHDGHDRVNVYQYHPGKGFLPETKTNTYDEQNCIETNLHDMVPKKKEVISTQKSEAIQKEKKPNRPDISAIADYARLRVISVEDENASEKDLLEKLDTYRKYNSSSVEPEKSLQGNRPILGAEAKRDLTLYKSKENESQTAKPLQVHERERRSFQRSRVTEAVPEGHNQFTPREETVAQAKVFSQAKSSDNRIFAVEESGSTKDKALANQISSNTKIPATEQHYEYQRRHELHQSLVPQAKHTLVSKVEGKNDDANIIRQRVHSKLLDKESQNHVQNPESLPQTTMVSTKASHEENKQADNKVNALPVSPEMNDTDKGDELQYYIVSTMESEPKPSNDKISSKKDVPEIETTRPRSNVSSPAMGKPIMFKVKDNTMRTSSVTKTVKPRFHRSFSEELKVSTSKDVWSGLEKIEPDLEYHPKESANPANPQVLHEPVVVSHGLPRAREFQPQNSSSLTAARDARSYHRRSQGFEDEDSRSVISTLSEDVESIAGSSVVMGDSTGLHEMRSSRSTYDRPESSCYERPASSCYERPESACSDIRSMGKPPTVPPKSEKALRRAQKLTTRRIKKAEAKITTDSQEQLEISKPVRAFSSLPSSPMELISTNNAIQASPPIPHYHVDPNYAAPAPSLVAHPFPVTQRKLLQDPNSGQYFMVDMPVPHVKTKMFFDPETGKYVQLNVRQRTQSALSQPQSVEVLNHSYVVYPGFLPMSVSTLPTLRSSSQMSAPATLVEEPNKLEASRESGRQENCYNNNNAAYGSLEHSGYEEQSLYKQNNAKLTPKHTSIITMSELEDFAMEST; this comes from the exons ATGAGCTCTCTGGAAAAGCGCCACACAAGCAGGCGGGGAAGCATGCAGGGCCACCACAAATACTCAGATGGCTTCAGTGACACGTCCAGCGCGGGGAGCTTCATGGATGAGACAGACAGGGAAGTGAGCAACCTCACCGACCGTGCTTTCAGGAGCCTGTGCATTGGAGAGGAGGCCATCTATAACGACTCAGAAATCTCCTCCCCTACTGAACGCCACAAGGCTTTTGCGGAAGAAGTCCAGCAGAAGGAAGTCTTAAAGACCACTTGCAAGGAGACGCTTTCTTATGGTGTTCAGTACGGAGAGGCTGAGAGACAGTCGGAGGTGACCTCAACATTCCAGCATTCCTATGTGGATGTAGCACAAGAGCAGGTTCTCAGAGATGAGCACATGTCTTATATGAGCAATGGCTCGATGGAGGCAGCATGGCAGCAAAGGAGGAGCACATCCAGAGTGTCTTCTCTTATTAAGGCCTTCAGCTCAAGGGAGGGCTACTGTGACAGTGGAACTCCTGATGCTCTGCTGCTGAGAGACAAATACAGAGACTATAACAACGGGTCATGGGACAAGTCCGCTCTGCTAAGTATTCAGAGAGAACTGTCTGAATTTTCAACGTACCACCAGAACTTTAAATCAGGTCCATTTCAGTCTTACAGAAATCACTTTCATGCCTCGGCTGCTGCCATGGCCCGAATGGACACTACAACGTCCATCATGACATCCTCAAAAACAAGGTTCCAGGCACTGAACTCAACTAATTTCTTCTTCCACAGTGAATTCAGTCCGTTTCAATTGTGGAAGGATTATAACAGGTTTCCCTTCGAAAGAGAAGAGCCTCTGGGTTTTGTGTCAGCCAGTGACTTTCCCAGGTGGTACGATTCTCCTCTGTATAAAGAGCTTACAGCCACAGACACGTTTTCGAATGAAAGGCGCTTCAATCGAAGAAAAATTGAGGACGTGGTTCCCACTCAACGCTCCAGGTCCACAGTAGTCCAGAAAGCCCCAGCCATAGAGAAGAGATGTGAATCTGAGATGGCATCAAACTGTCCTCCCTGGAAAAGGAATAATAATTTTGTAAGAAACAAACTCCCAAGCAATCGACCCTCTACTGTCTCACCAACcaacaccaaaacacacagaccaaATTCTAGTTTGCTCTCTTACAGCAGGCATACCTTTGACACCCAACAAAAAGTAGAGAGCATGGTGGACACACAGACATCCAATAGTTCTACCCCGTTCAACATCACTCAGCTTCTGACACCAGTCATTCATGGAAGACAAGAGACAGAAACATCTGAAATTCTGCAGTTTTCACATACACCCTCTCTTCCTGATTACTCTGTTCAGGGTGATGTTGACCTAAAATCACCGTCTGATGTCAGACAGCTACGTGATAGCTACAAATCCAAAGCATCAAGTCTGTTGTTCAACCTCAAAGACAACAGAAAACGGGTCAAGAGCACATATACTCCTTCCAAATTTACAAGTTTAGAGATAACAGACAGGACTAAGCAGCCCTCAATCCTAGATGATCTTGAATCCGGATTTTCTGATACGTCAACGTCCCAAGCGACCATTCAGCAGTATTCTACAGACTCTTGGGAAGCTGGTAACGTAGTCCAGCAAACCTATGAAGCTCGTCTATCTCAAACCGAAGAACACCAAGTGTATTCTGATGGATTACACGATGACGTGACATTAGCATCCCATTACGGTGCTGGTAATTACAAGGTCTCATATGGGGGCTCACAGAGTGTgtctctccatccagatacagAGTACGATTTCTCACAACATTTGTCTTCAGCACAGAATAAAAGTGCTGGAAATTCAGACGGTCAGATTTATGGCCTCAGTAAAAAAGTCAGCCCCACAAGGCCAGAAATAGAAAACAACTTTCCAGAAGCCACCACACTACACCCTCCAGCACACAGTCTGTCAGCTCAAGTGTCAGAAAAATGGGCCTTCAGCAGGAGAGAATTGGGTCATCATGAATTCACAGACAGACAAAACGTGGTGAGAAAAACAAATTATGGATATACCACCAATCCAGCCACTGAAGAAAAGCTTGGTTGGGAAAACCGAGAACCTCCTACCACTGGGATTAAAGATTCGCTGACTTTTAAAGGAGAGATAGCTGCTCTGATTGAAAGGGATAAACAAAGGAAAGCCACTGCTAAGCAATACCTACCTTCAGCCAATGGCAACTACACCACAGGAAAGGAAAACTACATAAATAAAGTGAATGAGGACATAAAACAGGGTCGGCTTGTAAAAGAGGAGGAGGACCAGGACACAGAAGGATTTTTACAGAAACATCCATACACAACCAAACCTGCACGAGGTAATCCAACAAATGGACCCTCAGCATCTCACCTCAATTCGTATGAATTCCAAAATAATGCTCACCACAAAATGACACCATCATCTTTGTCATCATCATCCTCTTTATCTCCTCCGAAAGAATCAAGCTTTATTGGACAGAGAAATATGAAGTATGCTACAGGGAATATAACTCCTGAAAAAGATAATTATCAGAAAATCCATTCTTCAATTTCATTGGAGGAGAAACATCAAACGAATGAAGGATCTGTTGCTTATCAGCCGTACAAATATGAGCCAAACAAACAGTGGCATATCGCAGCAATTGAAAACAGACGCAATACAGACAATGTGAATATACCATTACAACAGCAGCCAGCCCAAACACATTATGCACACCCTATATTAGATATATCTGAGTATCAGCATAAAAACATGGCATATGCAACAACAAGAACGACTCAAAGAAATGTATTTACAGAAGATAGAGCCAAGTCTGTAGAACACAAGCCATTTGACTCTATGGCTCCCAAGCTGACATATCAAACAACGCATGGGGACACGCAAGAGTCACAAGCAAGAGAAGACAAATTTAGCATTAATGATATTCTTTCCGTCAGAGACAATGAACAAGCAAAGCGAATGAGAGAAAATAAGCTAAATAGTTTCCCTGCAAGCATTAGTGACCCTACTAAATTAGATAATCAAGTGTTTCCAGGTACATCTGCTATAGTTGAAGAAACAGCACCAAAATTAGATGCATCTAAAGTATCACAAGATACTTCCTATCTCTACAAACATGAAAACGCAAATGCACCATATGGTTACATCAGAAAGGATTCTTATATCCAAAATGAAGGTTTCGTAAATCACGGGTTAGTCATGAAGGACAATAGTATAAAGCCAGGGATAGAAACATTTATACACAAAGAGAATGATAAGATCATACAAAAATCACTTTCATACAAAGAAAGAAGCCAAACCAAACAGGAGATACTTACATCCAAATTGAAGGCACATGCTCAGAAGGAGATATCAGCCATTAAAGAAAAGGGTCTGGCTAAACAAGGCATTTTATCAAGAAATTCAGTAAAGCAAAATGCAgctgtaaacagtgcaaaagCACAAGTGATCCAGGAAGTTCTGTCGCCAAAGAAAGAAATAACTGCAGAAAAACTGAATCACCTTTTTCAAGACATCACGTATTCGAGTGTAACTTTACACAAAGATAGAGATGACGCGAAATACGAACCTCTTACTACAGAAGAATTTATATTACCTAAAGGAGCCACATGGCCACAGGCAGACGTTGCACTCTCTGAGAAAAATAATGAAGCGGTGAAGGATGATAAACTTGGGAAAGAAAATACAAATGTACAACCCCTTCCTCAAGGGATGCTGCGTCAAGATGAAAATATTACAGCAGCAGGAAAGAAGCATTCAACTTCTGAGGTCCAGAATGAATTAACTATGATGTCCACCAGAGCAACAGAACCTGTAAATGAAAGCATTGACTGTGATCCAGGTCCACCAGTCAAACATCTTACACAATCTCCAGCTGTCAAGCCTCTTAAAAAAGAGGCATCAAAAGAACCTGTCAAGACCGAAGAACAAATGTCTTCTATCCTACCTACAACATACAGTATAAATGCAAATACTGCAAAAGAAAAGGAACATCTGAAAAATGTTGGCTTTGATAAACCTTACACTCCTAcctcctacagcagtttagagcaggTTAAGACTCTTGATCATTCTGtaaagaaagaacaagaagaacagtCCTCAAATGCCAAAGTGGACAAAACTACTGTCTACAGTGTTCCAACCGATACAAAGCACAAAGATGTTGCAGAAACAACCAGACCCCAGGTGGAAAGTCCACACTATGCAAATCAAAGCAGCAGTGCTGGGAAAGAAAGGCCTAGAAAGGAATCAAGTGAAACCAAGTTTGGAATAAGTGCAAAGCAAGTAAAATCTCCATCAGAGGAAGCTCCCTCTGCTTCTTCAGATAACAAAACTGGTCCTCCTACTAAATACATGACAAACTCTACAAAAGAAGAGGAAAAGCATTTAAGTAGAGATGCCTCGTTCAATGCTAGTGGAGCATCTACAAACACAAAGACTCCAGAAACTAAAGGAAAAGAAGATCTATGGTTGGGTGCAAACCAAGATTTTAAGAGGCAATTAGATAACACATCTAAAAAACCTAAAAATGAAGAGGCTGTTATTCAGAATTCAAATTCAGTTATTCAGAAGCTTCAGCCAAAACTATTTGAAAATGCAGATAGAAACAAAGAAGCACTCCCAACACCAGCCTCAATTATACAAGACAATATATCTAACAACAAAGACACTGTTATGCAGAAGCTTCAGCATGTTGATGCATCTAAAGCCATGCCATTTGAAAACGAAGATAGAATCAAAGGACAGCATCAAACAACAGAATCGAATAAACAGGACAAGATATCCAAAAATGAAGACTCCAGTGGTCAGCATCTTCAGCATGTTGATACACTTAAAACAAAGTCATATGAAAAAGAAGATAGAAAGAAAGGAAACCATGAAACATCAGAATTAAGTAAACAGGACAAGATATCTAAAAATGAAGACACCAGTATTCAGCATCTTCAGCATGTTGATACACCTAAAGCAAAGTCATTTGAAGGTAGAAACAAAGGACAGCAGCAAACCTCAGACTCAAATAAGCTGGagaaaatatctaaaaatgaAGACTCTGTTATTAAGAAGATTCAGCATGACGATACACTGAACGTAAGGTCATTTGAAAATgcagacaaaaacaaagaaaagcagCAAATCTCAGACTCAAATAAGCTGGAGAATATATCTAGAAATGAAGACTCTGTTATTCAGAAGAATCAGCATGTGGATACACCAAAAGTAAAGGCATTTGAAAATGCagacagaaacaaagaaaaacttcAAACATCAGAATCaaataaacaagacaaaatatctaaaaatgaaCACTCCTCTGTTCAGCAGCTCCAACAGGATGATGCACCTAAAGTAAAGTCCTTTGAAAAAGAAGATAGAAACAAAGGAAAGCATCAAACAACAGGAtctaaaaaagaggaaaagataTCTAAAAATAAAGACACCAGTATTCAGCAGCTCCAGCAGGTTGATACACCTAAAGCAAAGTCATTTGAAAATGCAGACAGAAATAAAGGCCagcttcaaatcaaatcaaataagcaGGACAAACTATCTAAGAATGAAGACTCTGTTATTAAGAAGAATCAGCAGGTTGAAACACCTAAAGTAAGCTCATCTGAAAATgcagacaaaaacaaagaaaaacttaaaacatCAGAAACCCATAAACAGgacaaaatatctaaaaatgaaGACTCTGTTCTTAAGAAGAATCAGCAGGTAGATACTCCTAAAGCAAAGTCATTTGAAAAAGAAGATAGAAACAAAGAAAAGCATCAAACATCAGATTCAAATAAGCtggataaaatatctaaaaatgaaGAATCCACTTTTCAGAAGCACCAGCAGGTTCATACACCTCAAGCAAAGTCATTTGAAAAAGAAGATAGATGCAAAGAAAAGCAGCAAACCTCAGACTCAAATAAGCTGGAGAAAGTATCTAAAAATGAAGATTATGTTATTGAGAAGAATCAGCATGTGGATACACCAAAAGTAAAGTCATTTGAAAATGCAGACAGAAACAAAGAAAAGCAGCAAACCTCTGACTCAAATAAGCTGGAGAAAATTTCTAAAAATGAAGACTCTGTTATTCAGAAGAATCAACATGTGAGTGCACCAAAAGTCAAGTCATTTGAAAATGCTGACAGAAACAAAGGAAACCATCAAACATCAGAAACAAATAAAGAGGAGAAATTAAAGTCTGTATCTGCTGAAGCAAATGGAAGTTTTCTGCTTGAAGAACTTAAACATCGGGCTATAGACAAACCACACtcagaaaaacataaaaaggagGAAATCAGAGATTCAAAATACCCAAACAGTCCATTAGTAAAGGCTGATAAAGTAACAAGAAGCAGTGATATTCAACGTCAACAAGACAATGATAGACCATTGAGCCGggaaaaacagattaaaaatgaGAAGGACTTCAGTGAGCAAGACGAAAGTCTATCTAAGGAAATGAAACCAGCCAAAGACAAAAGTAAAGTGACTAAGAATAACTCAAAACCCACAGACTCCATAGCTGAAAAACCAACAGAAAAGCCCAACTCACTAAATGTTCCATTAAATAATGCAGCTGAACAGATGAATAACCAGACAGCACAAGACAAATGTTCTGACTTCATAAATCTTGGAGCTGAAAGCAAAGAAGAAAGCGCACCAGCAGATGAAcctgtaatatacagtatatgtatatcaAGCAAATCTGATGTTGTTTCAGAGGACGAACCGGTAATCTATACCATTTGTGTGTCAAGCATATCTGATAGTTCCATGACAGATGGGCCTGTAAACCAAGATACTcataattttggtgaaaaacaGCTTTCATCAGAGGGAGCTGAGAAAGAAGGAGAAACATCTGGTAATAAAAATGAGGAAACAGAAACAGCCCGTCTTGAAAGTAAAGCAAGTGACGACGAAAAGGCCAGAGCATCTTTCAGTTCTGACAAggcagaaaaagaaacagaaaaagaagcaATAAGAAAGTATGACTCACCTGCAACAAGAGATAAACAGGATTATTATAGATCAAGTGAGGTGAACAATATTAGTTCATCTTATGAGAGCCTTTTGGCCAAATATGGGCTTTCTATTAGAGAGAAGGTTCATCACAAATCAGCACAAAAAGAACCAGAAAAAatgcaagaaaaagaaaaggaagaatttACAAATAATCTCCCTACAAAATTACCTGAAAAGCCATCTTCATCTGTCAGTGCTGATGCTGCTGAGCGACATTGTCAGGAATCAAGAAAACAGAAGCTTCCAGAAGAAACATCTGAACTTTTGAAGAAAGGAGAAGAACATGGACAAAATATTACTCAGTCACAGAAACATAGTGATGGATTGACACTAGAAGCTGCTGGAATCATGAACACAAAAGATAAAAAGCAACTCGAACTACAAAATGAACCAGATAAACAGGCATTATCTAAATCAAAAGTCATGAAAACCTGTGAAGACAATCAGGATACTCAGCTTTCTATTTATtcaaagcaaaacaaaagaaacgACAGTGTTGAACTGGATAAGACAAAGCAGGTTGGACAGAAAGTGCAGACAGTAGATTTAGCAAGGAAAATCGAGAACAAAACAaaggagaatgaaaatgaaagtGTACTTAGCAAAAAGGCTAACACAGTACTGGTGGAAAATGAGAAGGATCATCAAAAAGCTGAAATTAGGTCTACTACAGTAATTGGCAATCACCCATCTGCAGATACACACTTGCCCAAGTCTAAAGTCTCTATGTCTATAAAAGACAACAAGGCAAGTTCTTCTGTAGTTAAAGAAATAGCTGAAAATGATGCCTCTAACAGAGTTTTAAAGCAAGATACAAAACATGTATATAAGCTTCAACCAAGCACACCACCAATTCTGCGTAGGAAGGCAATTACtgaaacaattaaaacaaaagaaCCAAAGATagaatttaaaatgaataaaaaaggtgATTGTGAAGGAGATGTAGTCAAACCAGAGATACTGACTAAAGAACGTGCCCCAACAAAAGACGACAAAGCTTTACAAAACAGCCAAAAAGAGCTTGGAGTCTCAAAAAATGAACTCCCAGTACAGGAGCAGGCCAAATTCAACACAATCAATTCAAAGACAGTCAATGAAACAAAAGACAGATGTGAGACTGGAATTAATGCCTCCGGtaataaacagacagagagatCAGTCCAGGAGAATTGTAGTGTTAGAGAGGATCTACATAAAAATGCCTCTACCACCGTCAAGGCAGATCAGAATCTATTTAAAGCACCAAATAAACTCTTGGAAGACCCAAAAGTGAATAAAGATCAGCACAAATTAAACGCAGACATCTCCACAGTGCAGGACAGAAGGCTTGatcaacaaaaacaaattaagaCAGATAGCATGAGTGCCAGAGATATGGTCTTGCCTAAACTTCCAAATTCTCAAAGTGTAACGCCTCAGAAG GTTGcagaacaaaaaacacaaactatcACAAGTTCTACTGAAAGTGGTTCAGAATTCAGAAGTCAGAAAAATAAAGGTGAATCGATACCTAGACAGAAAGAAAATATTAAAGATGATAAGGATAATGTTAAGGATAATGCATATGCTAATGTAAATAGGGATAATGCCAAGAAAGCACACCCAGTTAAAGTTGAGAAAGCTACAGAAGGTGAATCAAATAAGAATGACAGTCTAAAAGAAAGAACAGCTCAGCCACAAGTCAGAAAGGATGATACAGTTACAGCTGACAAAGTTAGGAAAGATAGTGGGCAAACAAAAAGTAATGTTGGTGCTGTGGTGGATAAAGATAGCAGTCATAGCATTAAAGAGAAGACAGGAAACACTGGAGAAGGTTCACAGGTCAAACATGATGGACATGATCGTGTTAATGTTTACCAGTATCATCCAGGGAAAGGCTTTCTgccagaaacaaaaacaaatacatatgATGAACAAAACTGTATTGAAACTAATCTCCATGATATGGTGCCTAAGAAGAAAGAGGTAATTTCCACTCAGAAATCAGAGGCCATACAGAAGGAAAAGAAACCAAATAGACCAGATATATCAGCTATAGCAGACTATGCTAGACTAAGGGTCATATCTGTTGAAGATGAGAATGCTAGTGAGAAGGACTTGCTTGAAAAACTGGACACCTACCGCAAATATAATTCATCATCTGTAGAACCAGAGAAAAGTTTACAAGGGAATCGGCCCATTCTTGGTGCTGAGGCAAAACGAGATTTAACTTTATATAAAAGTAAGGAGAATGAAAGTCAGACAGCAAAGCCTTTACAAGTTCATGAACGTGAAAGACGTTCATTTCAAAGAAGCAGAGTTACAGAGGCAGTACCTGAGGGACATAATCAGTTCACACCCCGGGAGGAGACTGTTGCTCAAGCAAAGGTTTTTTCACAGGCGAAAAGCTCAGACAATAGAATTTTTGCTGTTGAAGAATCAGGAAGCACTAAAGACAAGGCATTAGCCAATCAAATTTCATCAAATACGAAGATACCTGCCACTGAACAACACTATGAATATCAAAGACGTCATGAACTCCATCAGTCCCTAGTTCCACAAGCTAAGCATACTCTGGTGTCGAAAGTTGAAGGCAAGAATGATGATGCAAATATCATAAGACAACGAGTTCACAGCAAACTATTGGACAAAGAGTCTCAAAATCATGTTCAAAATCCAGAATCTCTACCACAGACAACGATGGTAAGCACAAAGGCAAGCCATGAAGAGAATAAACAAGCAGACAACAAAGTAAATGCATTACCAGTTTCACCAGAAATGAACGACACAGATAAAGGTGATGAGCTTCAGTATTACATTGTTAGTACCATGGAAAGTGAACCAAAACCATCAAATGATAAAATCTCTTCAAAGAAAGATGTACCTGAAATTGAGACAACAAGACCACGGTCCAATGTGTCCTCTCCAGCCATGGGGAAGCCCATTATGTTCAAAGTGAAAGATAACACTATGCGAACATCCTCTGTTACTAAAACTGTAAAGCCACGTTTCCATAGATCATTTTCTGAGGAATTAAAGGTCAGCACCTCTAAAGATGTCTGGAGTGGTTTGGAGAAAATTGAACCTGACCTTGAGTATCATCCCAAAGAGTCGGCTAACCCTGCTAACCCTCAGGTCTTGCATGAACCAGTGGTTGTTTCACATGGACTTCCGAGAGCAAGAGAGTTCCAGCCCCAAAACAGTTCATCTCTCACAGCTGCGAGAGATGCCCGAAGTTACCACAGAAGGAGTCAAGGCTTTGAGGACGAGGATAGTCGCTCTGTTATCAGCACTCTGTCAGAGGATGTGGAGAGTATTGCAGGGAGCTCTGTTGTTATGGGAGACAGTACGGGATTACATGAGATGAGAAGTAGCAGAAGCACCTACGACAGGCCGGAATCATCCTGCTATGAAAGGCCAGCTTCCTCCTGCTACGAAAGGCCAGAATCGGCTTGTAGTGATATAAGATCAATGGGCAAACCACCTACTGTTCCTCCTAAATCTGAAAAGGCCTTGCGACGTGCTCAGAAGCTTACGACAAGGAGGATCAAAAAGGCAGAAGCAAAGATAACTACTGATAGCCAAGAACAGCTTGAGATCAGCAAGCCTGTCCGAGCTTTCTCCAGTTTGCCTTCTTCACCTATGGAGCTTATATCGACAAATAACGCCATACAGGCCTCACCTCCCATACCTCACTACCATGTTGACCCAAACTATGCAGCTCCTGCCCCCAGCCTTGTGGCCCATCCTTTCCCAGTGACCCAAAGAAAACTCCTGCAAGATCCAAACTCAGGGCAGTACTTCATGGTGGACATGCCAGTACCGCATGTCAAGACGAAGATGTTTTTCGACCCTGAGACGGGTAAATACGTCCAGCTCAATGTGCGGCAGAGGACTCAGAGCGCCCTATCCCAGCCCCAGTCTGTGGAGGTGTTGAATCACTCTTATGTCGTGTACCCTGGCTTTCTGCCCATGTCTGTATCAACCTTACCTACTTTAAGGTCATCGTCCCAGATGTCAGCACCAGCCACACTTGTGGAAGAACCCAATAAGCTAGAAGCAAGCAGGGAATCAGGAAGGCAGGAAAATTGCTACAATAACAACAATGCTGCGTATGGGTCACTCGAACATTCAGGCTATGAAGAACAATCTCTGTACAAGCAAAATAACGCCAAGCTCACCCCAAAACATACCAGTATCATAACAATGAGTGAATTAGAGGACTTTGCCATGGAGAGCACCTGA